The DNA segment caacagAATTGAGACTGGAATCACATTCAGGGACTAGAGATTTTGGTGAATTTCTGAAGGCATAAAGTAGTGGGATGACATTGAAAAAGAGAGGAATCAGGAGACCTGACATGTGCAAGGGAATATTGCAGAAAATTCTGAGTTGGTGACAGGTCCTTAACCACTGTCCCTTACTCACTGAAAACAAATGACTTGATAGGTCACATACCCTGCCGAAATATTCATTCTTTAATATCTACCTTCTCCTCAGAGGAAAAGCAAATTATTGTAATAGCCCCTACtgatagcagaagaaatagagAGTTGACAAtattctcagttttgtttttctggtataACTGTGACTTTACAAGCAAAAACCTAGATAATTCATAGTAAACAGAATACCATAGagcactaaaaataaacaaactacaCATGTGCAATGACATGGGTACTCTGGGAAGGAAAGGAACAATAGCTTAAAGGTGATCTGTTCTCTCATTTCTTGGGTTTTGGTGGTATCCCCCAAGGAAACAAAAACACCCAACTGATGTACTCTCATCTTGTGATGTGGACCTCCAGAAATACAGAACAAGTAAACTAAGTTTATAAACTTCTATGGTTGTGTCATTTTGACTAAACATATAACTAAATAACTCCTCCTGGAATTTTATCAGAGTCTATTCCAGGATTCAATCCTAGTGATAGaaacatatatatttcatttccagTGCACAATGCTTCATTTGTAAAGAAACGTGAATTGACATACAGTAGTCACTCCAGGCCCAGGATTTCCCATGGAATCATTTCAAGACTGGAAAAGAGTGATACATAGTCTCGAATTCCATATATTTGTGATAtaggttcatttttatttcctaataatTACAAATACTTACTTAGTGTTGCTTATGTGTAAGCCACTGTGCTATGCATGCAATACTGTGAAAAGTTGTAGAACTTCTCAATTGTAATCTACAAAGGGATTTTGGATGCTCCAGAGGTTTATCTAGGAATGGTTTGAGTCTAAGAAGAATAAAGCAACTGCTATATGTTTCAAGTGAGTGAACAAACATCCTCATTTAGGTAATCTGGAAATACGACATGGAAGTTTTAGATTAGAGATAGACCTATGCACTATGGTATATATTATCTTACCTTTAATAGATATTTGCTAATATGCATTTAGAGCCTGttatgtgaaaaacaaatttaagtatCCTAAATgctgttgaattttctttttttcacattttgtcatatttaggcagattgaaaatatttccttcctatgctgccatttttatttttttatctatgaataaattaattcctGAAGCTATGTATTTTCTGAATAGGGAAGGATCCTCTGATTGTTCAGAAAAAATCAAACACTGCAAGAAAGTTCCTTCAAAGGTAGAAGAGACACAAAGGCAACTCACCTGTTCCTTTTACCCAGAGAAGCACACTGAGCTAAGAACATCTTCTTACTGTTCATCCCTACTTCATGTGTTCTAATTCTCTCCTCATTTTTTCAgattatattctgtttttctctgtgtaaTATGTGAGTTGAATAGTTCTAAGAAACAAAAGTTACTTTTTTACATAAAAACTGGAATGAAAGACATCTTGATGGCTGGTGGATTTATggagattttctcctactcttcAAACACCAATCTGCCACCATTGTGGAATAACTGTGAGAAGAATTCATTAACATTCTAGAAAAACTATAATGACAAAAATCTTTCAACACTCCTGAAAACATCCACAATTTGACTCCATGAGTTTGTaactgttttaataaaaaagaacagtTATTAACATCAGATCTGAACcttgtttttcaagatttttgttATTGAATCTATGACCTGCTTGTTTCTCAGGCTGTATATGACGGGGTTTAACACAGGAATTACAACAGTGTAAACTATGGAGAAGAACATGTCTTGATCATTTGTTTGTGAAGATGCAGGATGCACATACATGAAAAGAAGGGGGACATAGTATAAAGTCACAGAAAAAAGATGGGctccacaggtggagaaggcttttcTCATGCccttttctgacttctttcttaaaattgtagAGAGAACTAGTGTATAAGAAACCAAAATAGTCACAATGCTGAATACTTGAACTGaaccagagaaaatgaaaagcattagATAATTGATAGAAGGATCAGTACAAGAAATCTTCAACAATTGTATAACCTCACAGAAAAAGTGATGGACTATATTGGAATTGCAGAAGGTTAATCTGAATAAGAAGCTTTCATGAAGTAGTGAATGTAAAAAGCCACCTACAAATGACAAAACTAGTAGCCAAATGCACAGTCTATTGGTCATAATCACAGGATACAGTAAAGGTTGACATATAGCTACATAGCGATCATAAGCCATTGCTGCTAAGAGGAAACACTCTGTGGTTGCACTGcttgcaaatgagaaaaattgtaCCATGCATTCAGTGAGAGATATGTTGCTCTTTTCTAAGAAGTCGAGCAGCATCTTTGGGGTCACTGTGGATGATATCCAAGCATCCACAAAGGCTAAATGCCCGAGCAGAAAGTACATGGGGATGTGAAGGTGAGGATCCTTCCAGATAAGGGAAATCAGACCAAGGTTCCCCACCATGGTGATGAGGTAGATCACAAAGAATACCAGGAACAGGGCGATTTTCCACTCTCCTTGGTGTGGAAGTCCTGTGAGAACAAACTCCGTCAGTaatgttgcattttcttttttcatgtccTCAGTGGATCTTGCCTGAAATGAAATGCAGTGAAtatgaaaaacaagcaaaaacattcACAGAGGATTGTAAACAGAAAATTGAAGTAGAAGTCCGTAGGAAATTATAGCCTCAACACTCTAACACGTTGCCTCAGACACCGACTTtcttaagactcctaaagtgcaagaagtaaaattaaaaataaataaatgggatggcatcaaattaaaatgcatcCTCACAGCAGAAGAAACAATCAGGGTATGAacctccagaatgggagaaaaccttttcctCCTGCTTCTCAGGGTATTAATATCCAGGACACACAAGAAGCCCAAAAACTTAATACCAAGGATTCAAATCACCCAGTCAGTAAATGGACAAGGGAATGGAatagacccttctcaaaagaagaaatgtaaagggtcaacaaatgcatgaaaaaatgttcaacaattagagaaatgcaaattaaaactacactgagattacaTCTGACTCCAATCagtatggcaattatcaagaatacaagcagcaaagaatgttggtgtggatgtggggggaaagttacactcatacattgttgatggggctgcaaatttgtgcgaccactatggaaagcagtatggagttgcctcaaaaaaataggaatggaaccaaACATATGACCCACCtctcccactccttagtatacctccaaaggatttaaaattatcaaaatatgtgCTGCAGCCACagcaatatttatagcagcataattcacaatagctaagctatggaatttAAGTTAGGTTCCACTTGAGAGATGAacggattttaaaaatgtgctctatgtacacaatggagtattacctaactataaagaagaatgacatgatGGTATTTTCTGGTaagtggatagaactggagactatcatgataagtgaaataaaccagtctcaaAACCCAAAggtgaaatattttctctgacatatAGTTGCTAATCCAAATTAAGGTGTCTGAGAGGATGAGGGgataaaaggaagaacagaagtaaGATCAGAGGaataaacaaaggggaatgaaaggaatggAGGGCAGGATGGGATAGGGAAATTCAGCTGAATGAATCTGAccttactttcctatgtgcatataagaatatgccacagtgagtctcaccatcatgtacatccacaagatgctaactaaaagtaaaaa comes from the Sciurus carolinensis chromosome 9, mSciCar1.2, whole genome shotgun sequence genome and includes:
- the LOC124993083 gene encoding olfactory receptor 5H8-like, with the translated sequence MKKENATLLTEFVLTGLPHQGEWKIALFLVFFVIYLITMVGNLGLISLIWKDPHLHIPMYFLLGHLAFVDAWISSTVTPKMLLDFLEKSNISLTECMVQFFSFASSATTECFLLAAMAYDRYVAICQPLLYPVIMTNRLCIWLLVLSFVGGFLHSLLHESFLFRLTFCNSNIVHHFFCEVIQLLKISCTDPSINYLMLFIFSGSVQVFSIVTILVSYTLVLSTILRKKSEKGMRKAFSTCGAHLFSVTLYYVPLLFMYVHPASSQTNDQDMFFSIVYTVVIPVLNPVIYSLRNKQVIDSITKILKNKVQI